A stretch of Candidatus Symbiobacter mobilis CR DNA encodes these proteins:
- the radA gene encoding DNA repair protein RadA codes for MTKTTHVCSSCGGTHTRWLGKCPHCGEWNTLVESTLEPTAPTGSSHSPHSRFAPLAGTAEIAVLGSLDAQELARATSGCEELDRVLGGGFVEGGVVLIGGDPGIGKSTLLLQTLDAMQRRTQQDRNTLYVTGEESGAQVALRARRLGLGHSQVRVLAEIRLASILAAIQTHRPHIAVIDSIQTIYSDDLSAAPGSVSQVRECAAQLTRMAKSSGVAIVLVGHVTKEGSLAGPRVLEHMVDTVLYFEGDTHSSFRLVRAFKNRFGAVNEIGVFAMTERGLRGVSNPSAMFLSQHSEPVSGSCVMVTIEGTRPMLVEIQALVDSAGPSPRRLSVGLDRDRLAMLLAVLHRHAGVACGDQDVFVNAVGGVRIGEPAADLAVVLAIASSLRGQPLPRGLFAFGEVGLAGEVRPAPRGQERLKEAAKLGFGIAVAPRANAPKNPHAKEFAGLTIHAVDRVEQAMEVVRGLP; via the coding sequence ATGACCAAAACCACCCATGTCTGTTCCTCCTGCGGGGGCACCCACACGCGTTGGCTGGGCAAGTGTCCCCATTGCGGGGAGTGGAATACCCTCGTCGAATCGACCCTGGAGCCTACCGCCCCCACTGGTTCCTCTCACTCCCCCCATTCCCGCTTTGCACCCCTTGCAGGCACTGCGGAGATTGCGGTGCTGGGCAGCCTGGACGCCCAGGAGCTAGCCCGGGCAACGTCCGGGTGCGAGGAACTCGACCGCGTGCTCGGCGGGGGCTTTGTCGAAGGAGGCGTGGTGCTCATTGGCGGTGATCCCGGCATCGGCAAATCCACGCTACTGCTCCAGACGCTCGATGCCATGCAGCGCCGCACCCAGCAAGATCGCAACACCCTGTACGTCACAGGGGAGGAAAGCGGCGCCCAGGTCGCCCTGCGCGCACGCAGGCTGGGGCTGGGCCATTCGCAGGTGCGGGTGCTGGCGGAAATTCGCCTTGCTTCGATCCTGGCTGCCATCCAGACCCACCGCCCCCATATCGCGGTAATCGACTCGATTCAGACGATCTATTCGGACGACCTCTCCGCAGCGCCCGGTTCGGTGTCGCAGGTGCGCGAGTGCGCGGCACAGCTTACGCGGATGGCCAAGTCCAGCGGGGTGGCTATCGTGCTCGTCGGCCATGTCACCAAGGAAGGCTCGCTGGCAGGCCCGCGCGTGCTTGAACACATGGTTGATACGGTGCTGTATTTCGAAGGGGATACGCATTCGAGCTTCCGGCTGGTGCGTGCGTTCAAGAACCGCTTCGGCGCGGTCAATGAAATCGGCGTATTCGCGATGACCGAGCGCGGCTTGCGGGGGGTCAGCAACCCCAGCGCGATGTTTTTGAGTCAGCATTCCGAGCCGGTGTCGGGCAGTTGCGTGATGGTCACGATCGAAGGAACCCGTCCCATGCTCGTCGAGATCCAGGCCCTCGTCGATAGCGCAGGCCCCAGCCCGCGCCGCCTAAGCGTGGGGCTGGATCGGGACAGGCTAGCCATGTTGCTGGCGGTATTGCACCGCCATGCCGGGGTGGCCTGCGGAGACCAGGATGTGTTCGTCAACGCTGTCGGCGGGGTGCGCATCGGCGAACCTGCTGCGGATTTGGCGGTGGTGTTGGCCATCGCTTCTTCTCTGCGTGGCCAGCCCTTACCGCGCGGGCTGTTTGCCTTTGGCGAAGTCGGCCTGGCCGGGGAAGTGCGCCCTGCGCCGCGCGGGCAGGAACGCCTGAAGGAAGCCGCCAAACTCGGTTTCGGCATTGCCGTCGCCCCCCGTGCCAACGCCCCCAAAAACCCCCACGCCAAGGAATTCGCAGGCTTGACGATCCACGCCGTCGATCGCGTCGAGCAGGCGATGGAGGTGGTGCGGGGGTTGCCATAG
- the aat gene encoding leucyl/phenylalanyl-tRNA--protein transferase: MPSPVEPLTLPFLAPGEDFPPPRIAWDASTDAPGLLCAGADLTVATLVRAYRQGIFPWYALGQPILWWNPDPRMVLDIADFRLHPSLRKTLRRFARTPGCTVRIDSAFGEVIRGCAQTPRHRRLATWILPAMVIAYEDLHCAGLAHSVETWVDGQLVGGLYFVAIGKAVFGESMFHRASDASKIALAALVCCCIHRGIDRIDCQQDTRHLASLGARCIPRQEFLAGVAERVRQPSPLWAWDDAYWQALWPAPVPLTSHPSRIGRGELGEAAS, translated from the coding sequence ATGCCTAGCCCTGTAGAGCCGCTTACCCTGCCATTTCTTGCCCCCGGTGAGGACTTTCCCCCGCCGCGCATTGCGTGGGATGCAAGTACCGATGCGCCGGGCCTGTTGTGCGCCGGGGCCGATTTGACGGTGGCCACCCTTGTTCGCGCCTACCGCCAGGGCATCTTTCCCTGGTATGCGTTGGGTCAGCCGATTCTGTGGTGGAACCCCGACCCCCGGATGGTGCTCGACATTGCCGACTTTCGCTTGCACCCTTCGCTGCGCAAGACCTTGCGTCGCTTTGCCCGGACACCCGGTTGCACCGTGCGCATCGACTCGGCTTTCGGCGAGGTGATTCGCGGTTGCGCGCAGACCCCCCGGCACCGGAGGCTGGCGACGTGGATCCTCCCCGCAATGGTCATCGCCTATGAGGATTTGCACTGCGCTGGCCTGGCCCATAGCGTCGAGACCTGGGTCGATGGGCAGCTTGTCGGCGGGTTGTATTTCGTCGCCATTGGCAAAGCCGTCTTCGGGGAGTCGATGTTTCACCGCGCTTCGGACGCGTCCAAAATCGCTTTGGCGGCACTGGTGTGTTGCTGTATCCATCGCGGTATTGACCGCATCGACTGCCAGCAAGATACCCGGCATTTGGCTTCGTTGGGGGCGCGGTGCATTCCCCGGCAGGAATTTTTGGCCGGGGTTGCAGAACGTGTACGGCAGCCCAGCCCCCTCTGGGCGTGGGACGATGCCTATTGGCAGGCGCTCTGGCCTGCCCCAGTTCCCCTCACCTCCCACCCCTCTCGCATTGGGCGAGGGGAGCTTGGAGAAGCCGCTTCGTGA
- a CDS encoding esterase/lipase family protein: MATLVASIYWGAARIVTMFARAVRISALIQLVLGAGAGVWVALLACPSWVGVVLLPLLCVAVLAAFPHLVIVLATMALSGSPAAGRWRAILGEWGTMLWVFWVGVPWSDASPTYVRSSLPDSSRLPIVLVHGFFCNHKIWTKMAHVLRRAGHDVLAVDLEPLFAPIDDYVPTVEQAIATVLERSHAPRAILVGHSMGGLVIRAWMRTHGAARADRVLTLGSPHWGTWLARVLPFAANCRQMMQRSNWLHALHASESPETWERICVAKTQHDNIVFPNDAPLPTHPVDTIFTGVGHMQLCFDDAVVDWVVLHCQGSVSSAGFAR, from the coding sequence ATGGCTACACTTGTTGCGAGCATTTATTGGGGTGCAGCCCGAATCGTCACCATGTTTGCCCGCGCCGTCCGCATCTCCGCGCTAATCCAGCTTGTCCTAGGAGCGGGAGCAGGGGTATGGGTGGCTTTATTGGCTTGTCCTTCCTGGGTGGGGGTCGTCCTGTTGCCCTTGCTTTGCGTTGCCGTGCTGGCTGCATTCCCCCATTTGGTCATCGTTTTGGCCACGATGGCCCTGTCTGGCTCCCCCGCAGCAGGGCGGTGGCGGGCCATTCTGGGAGAGTGGGGAACCATGCTGTGGGTGTTCTGGGTTGGCGTACCTTGGTCGGATGCCAGCCCCACTTATGTACGGTCTTCGTTACCCGATTCTTCGCGCCTTCCCATCGTGCTAGTGCATGGTTTTTTTTGCAACCACAAAATCTGGACAAAGATGGCGCATGTCTTGCGCCGTGCAGGGCATGACGTGTTGGCCGTAGACCTGGAACCCTTGTTCGCGCCCATCGATGACTACGTGCCCACTGTCGAGCAAGCCATTGCCACTGTGCTGGAGCGCAGCCATGCCCCCCGCGCCATTCTGGTTGGCCACAGCATGGGCGGGCTGGTCATCCGCGCATGGATGCGCACCCACGGTGCCGCACGCGCAGACCGGGTATTGACGTTGGGATCTCCACACTGGGGGACGTGGCTGGCGCGGGTGCTGCCCTTTGCCGCCAATTGCCGCCAGATGATGCAGCGCAGCAACTGGCTGCACGCCTTGCACGCCAGCGAATCCCCCGAAACCTGGGAACGGATTTGCGTGGCGAAAACCCAGCACGACAACATCGTTTTTCCCAACGATGCGCCCTTGCCTACCCACCCAGTGGACACCATATTCACAGGGGTAGGACACATGCAGCTCTGCTTTGACGATGCAGTCGTCGATTGGGTAGTGCTGCATTGCCAGGGTTCGGTATCGTCTGCGGGCTTCGCACGCTGA